A window of the Streptomyces sp. NBC_00250 genome harbors these coding sequences:
- a CDS encoding GNAT family N-acetyltransferase encodes MSDSAPADNPVMHGTYEISADPARIDAARVHHWLSTDSYWAHGRPREKQDLAIAGSLNLGAYDRESGEMAAYARVVTDYATFAWLCDVYVDRPARGTGLGTALVTAVRDHLSPYGLRRIMLATADAHGVYEKVGFTPLQNPDKWMALGQQ; translated from the coding sequence ATGAGCGACAGCGCGCCCGCGGACAACCCCGTCATGCACGGGACGTACGAGATCTCAGCCGACCCTGCGCGGATCGACGCCGCCCGCGTGCACCACTGGCTGTCCACGGACTCCTACTGGGCCCACGGCCGACCTCGGGAGAAGCAGGACCTGGCCATCGCCGGGTCGCTCAACCTCGGTGCCTACGACCGCGAGAGCGGCGAGATGGCCGCCTACGCGCGCGTCGTCACCGACTACGCCACCTTCGCCTGGCTCTGCGACGTCTACGTCGACCGCCCGGCCCGTGGCACCGGCCTCGGGACCGCGCTCGTCACCGCCGTCCGCGACCACCTCTCGCCGTACGGACTGCGCCGCATCATGCTCGCGACCGCCGACGCGCACGGTGTGTACGAGAAGGTCGGTTTCACGCCACTTCAGAATCCGGACAAGTGGATGGCTCTCGGGCAGCAGTGA
- a CDS encoding histidine phosphatase family protein: MSLRVTLVTAARSSSLLAERFDDDRPLDEAGWYEVQQAAPALIPLGAAELRYCSPTPRSRATGTALGYAPLAQPALRDCDMGRWRGLTLAEVAALEPAAVDAWLTDARTAPHGGEPLLAFITRIGNWLDTRPADDGAIVAVAEPSVVRAALVYALKAPPATYWNVDVRPLSTVTLTGRPGLWHLQLDAALR; this comes from the coding sequence ATGAGTCTTCGGGTGACGCTCGTCACGGCGGCACGCAGCTCCTCCCTGCTCGCCGAACGCTTCGACGACGACCGGCCACTGGACGAGGCCGGCTGGTACGAGGTGCAGCAGGCCGCGCCCGCGCTCATCCCGCTCGGCGCCGCCGAACTGCGCTACTGCTCCCCGACCCCGCGCAGCCGCGCCACCGGCACCGCCCTCGGCTACGCGCCCCTCGCCCAGCCCGCCCTCCGCGACTGCGACATGGGCCGCTGGCGGGGCCTGACCCTCGCCGAGGTCGCCGCCCTCGAACCGGCCGCCGTCGACGCCTGGCTCACCGACGCCCGCACCGCCCCGCACGGCGGCGAACCGCTCCTCGCCTTCATCACCCGGATAGGGAACTGGCTCGACACCCGCCCCGCCGACGACGGCGCCATCGTCGCCGTCGCCGAACCCTCCGTCGTACGGGCCGCCCTCGTGTACGCCCTGAAGGCGCCGCCCGCCACGTACTGGAACGTCGACGTCCGCCCCCTCTCCACCGTCACCCTCACCGGCCGCCCCGGCCTCTGGCACCTCCAGCTCGACGCGGCCCTGCGCTGA
- a CDS encoding methyltransferase, with amino-acid sequence MNRLTTSWGAFTLTRHPEDPRDQLRAWDASDEYLLGQLAESGTDLSGTVAVLGDRWGALVTALQAAGPGELVQISDSYLGRQATRANLARAGAAPDAVRLLTTQDPPPERIDVLLVRVPKSLALLEDQLHRLAPAVHEGTVVVGTGMVKDIHTSTLRLFERILGPTRTSLAVKKARLIHTTPDPAITPRPNPWPHRYDLPADTPAPGLPGLTVTNHAGVFCADRLDIGTRFLLANLPGGIGRVRVADLGCGNGVVGLAIALHEPDAELIFTDESYQAVASAEENFRTHVGEGRKAEFLVGDGLADVPDGSVDLVLNNPPFHTHQATTDRTARRMFSDARRALRPGGELWVIGNRHLGYHVTLRRIFGNSELVASDSKFVVLRAVRKA; translated from the coding sequence ATGAACCGTTTGACCACGTCATGGGGCGCCTTCACGCTGACCCGCCATCCCGAGGACCCGCGCGATCAGCTGCGCGCCTGGGACGCGTCCGACGAGTACCTCCTGGGCCAGCTGGCCGAGAGCGGTACCGACCTGTCCGGCACCGTCGCCGTCCTCGGCGACCGCTGGGGAGCCCTCGTCACCGCACTCCAGGCCGCCGGGCCCGGGGAGCTCGTCCAGATCTCCGACTCGTACCTCGGCCGCCAGGCCACGCGGGCCAACCTCGCGCGCGCCGGCGCCGCCCCGGACGCCGTCCGGCTCCTCACCACCCAGGACCCGCCGCCCGAGCGGATCGACGTCCTCCTCGTCCGCGTCCCCAAGAGCCTCGCGCTCCTGGAGGACCAGCTGCACCGGCTCGCACCCGCCGTGCACGAGGGGACCGTGGTCGTCGGCACCGGCATGGTCAAGGACATCCACACCTCCACGCTGCGACTCTTCGAGCGGATCCTGGGGCCCACCCGGACCTCGCTCGCGGTGAAGAAGGCGCGGCTGATCCACACCACGCCCGACCCCGCCATCACCCCGCGTCCGAACCCCTGGCCGCACCGGTACGACCTTCCAGCGGACACCCCCGCGCCCGGTCTCCCCGGTCTGACCGTCACCAACCACGCCGGGGTCTTCTGCGCCGACCGCCTCGACATCGGCACCCGCTTCCTCCTCGCGAACCTGCCCGGCGGCATCGGCCGGGTCCGCGTCGCCGACCTCGGCTGCGGCAACGGCGTGGTCGGCCTCGCCATCGCGCTGCACGAACCCGACGCGGAACTGATCTTCACCGACGAGTCGTACCAGGCGGTCGCCTCCGCCGAGGAGAACTTCCGTACCCACGTGGGCGAAGGACGCAAGGCCGAGTTCCTCGTCGGCGACGGGCTCGCCGACGTGCCCGACGGCTCGGTGGACCTCGTCCTCAACAACCCGCCGTTCCACACCCACCAGGCCACCACCGACCGCACGGCCCGCCGCATGTTCAGCGACGCGCGGCGCGCGCTGCGGCCGGGCGGCGAACTGTGGGTCATCGGCAACCGCCACCTCGGCTACCACGTCACCCTGCGCCGGATCTTCGGCAACAGCGAACTCGTCGCGAGCGACTCCAAGTTCGTCGTCCTGCGTGCGGTGCGGAAGGCCTAG
- a CDS encoding VOC family protein: MIIDAQTHVRIARPSRDLAAAERFYVDGLGLDVQWRTTERVSGKHDLLMVGPKGGGWHFELTRDPEHPVEPDPTVEDLFVVYLGAPVEEEQVERLLAAGGTRVAAHNPYWDEYGVTVQDPDGYQLVLCSRTWGG, translated from the coding sequence ATGATCATCGATGCGCAGACCCATGTACGGATCGCCCGCCCGTCGCGGGACCTGGCCGCCGCCGAGCGGTTCTACGTCGACGGGCTCGGGCTCGACGTGCAGTGGCGGACCACCGAGCGGGTGTCGGGCAAGCACGATCTGCTCATGGTCGGCCCCAAGGGCGGCGGTTGGCACTTCGAGCTGACCCGTGATCCCGAGCATCCCGTGGAGCCGGACCCGACCGTCGAGGACCTGTTCGTGGTCTATCTCGGGGCGCCCGTCGAGGAGGAGCAGGTGGAGCGGCTGCTCGCGGCCGGTGGCACGCGGGTGGCGGCACACAACCCGTACTGGGACGAGTACGGCGTGACCGTCCAGGACCCCGACGGCTATCAGCTCGTCCTGTGCTCGCGCACCTGGGGAGGATGA
- a CDS encoding ABC-F family ATP-binding cassette domain-containing protein, whose amino-acid sequence MITVRGADVRVGARLLLSGVSLHIAPGDRIGLVGRNGAGKTTLLDTLAGLRAPAAGTVTRTGSIGHLAQDSRAADPTVTVTDRILSARGLDRAVRRLAEAAHRLGEAPDARALAAYDRAESAFEAGGGYAAEAEAARVAAGLGLPADVMDRPVGRLSGGQKRRVELARILFAGHGREDTLLLDEPTNHLDADSIGWLRGHLAAHRGGLVLISHDVRLLADTVNRVFHLDPQRAALDVHNTGWEVYLTQRETDERRRVRERANAERKAASLHAQADRMKSRVATATTARSMARRADRLLAGLDAARQAERVARIRLPEPAPCGRMPLGAVALTKAYEARPVLDGVDLAVDRGSRLVVLGLNGAGKTTLLRILAGQETPDSGRVVRGHGLRLGYFAQEHDTLDPGRTVRENLADAAPHLTDGEVRAVLGAFLFRGDDADKPAGVLSGGEKTRLALAALVHSGANVLLLDEPTNNLDPSSRDEVLAAVGTYPGAIVMVTHDEDALDALRPERVLLLPDADEDLWSEEYRGLVSLA is encoded by the coding sequence ATGATCACCGTTCGTGGTGCCGACGTGCGCGTCGGCGCCCGGCTCCTGCTGTCCGGCGTCTCCCTCCACATCGCCCCTGGCGACCGGATCGGTCTCGTCGGCCGCAACGGCGCCGGAAAGACCACCCTCCTCGACACCCTTGCCGGGCTGCGCGCACCCGCCGCCGGCACCGTCACCCGTACCGGCTCGATCGGGCATCTCGCCCAGGATTCGCGGGCCGCCGACCCCACCGTGACCGTCACCGACCGGATCCTCTCCGCACGCGGTCTCGACCGGGCGGTCAGGCGGCTCGCGGAGGCCGCCCACCGGCTCGGTGAGGCACCCGACGCGCGGGCGCTCGCCGCATACGACCGGGCCGAGTCCGCCTTCGAGGCGGGCGGCGGCTACGCGGCAGAGGCGGAGGCCGCACGGGTCGCCGCCGGTCTCGGCCTGCCCGCCGATGTCATGGACCGGCCCGTCGGCCGGCTGTCCGGCGGCCAGAAACGCCGGGTCGAGCTGGCCAGGATCCTCTTCGCAGGTCACGGCCGGGAGGACACCCTGCTCCTCGACGAGCCGACCAACCACCTGGACGCCGACTCGATCGGCTGGCTGCGTGGCCACCTCGCCGCCCACCGGGGCGGACTCGTGCTGATCAGCCATGACGTACGGCTCCTCGCCGACACCGTCAACCGGGTCTTCCACCTCGATCCGCAGCGTGCCGCGCTCGACGTCCACAACACCGGCTGGGAGGTCTACCTGACCCAGCGGGAGACCGACGAGCGACGCCGGGTGCGGGAGCGCGCCAACGCCGAGCGCAAGGCCGCGTCCCTGCACGCGCAGGCGGACCGGATGAAGTCCCGGGTGGCGACGGCGACCACGGCCCGCAGCATGGCGCGCCGGGCCGACCGGTTGCTGGCCGGGCTCGACGCGGCGCGGCAGGCCGAGCGGGTCGCCCGCATCCGGCTGCCCGAGCCCGCGCCCTGCGGGCGGATGCCGCTGGGGGCGGTCGCGCTGACCAAGGCGTACGAGGCGCGCCCGGTGCTCGACGGGGTGGACCTCGCCGTGGACCGGGGCAGCCGGCTCGTCGTCCTCGGTCTCAACGGGGCGGGAAAGACGACCCTGTTGCGGATCCTCGCCGGGCAGGAGACGCCCGACTCCGGGCGGGTGGTGCGCGGGCACGGGCTGCGGCTCGGCTACTTCGCCCAGGAGCACGACACGCTCGATCCGGGCCGCACGGTCCGGGAGAACCTCGCCGACGCGGCTCCGCACCTGACGGACGGCGAGGTACGGGCGGTCCTGGGCGCGTTCCTGTTCCGGGGCGACGACGCGGACAAGCCGGCCGGGGTGCTCTCCGGCGGCGAGAAGACCCGGCTCGCGCTGGCCGCGCTGGTCCACTCGGGCGCGAACGTCCTGCTCCTGGACGAGCCCACGAACAACCTGGATCCCTCCTCCCGAGACGAGGTCCTGGCGGCCGTGGGCACGTATCCGGGCGCGATCGTGATGGTCACGCACGACGAGGACGCACTCGACGCGCTGCGCCCCGAGCGGGTCCTGCTGCTGCCGGACGCGGACGAGGACCTGTGGAGCGAGGAGTACCGGGGGCTCGTGAGCCTGGCCTGA
- a CDS encoding sigma factor-like helix-turn-helix DNA-binding protein, whose product MYDDTFLTALTGRFDVHEEQLRHVALRMTGSPAEAEEALAAARADLGRDDGASVRVWLTALVAQECVRVLQERQAGGGPGRRRTAGEASGAAAGAGLEAAWLALFFVLESLEVEERLAYVLHDVFGLPPYETARITGGSPEEVARLARRARERVRGQGAARTEGGAGRQRAVVDRFLAAARARDARELAAVLDPDVIAYSERGPVHGAPAVAEGAAAFARFADVARPALVDGAVGAVAFVGGRPVSAVAFTLRRDRIVTVSVTTGEDRVRALDLTFPDG is encoded by the coding sequence ATGTACGACGACACCTTCCTGACCGCCCTGACCGGGCGCTTCGACGTCCACGAGGAGCAGTTGCGGCATGTTGCGCTGCGGATGACGGGCTCGCCGGCCGAGGCCGAGGAGGCGCTCGCGGCGGCGCGGGCGGACCTGGGACGGGACGACGGGGCGTCGGTACGGGTCTGGCTGACCGCGCTGGTGGCGCAAGAGTGTGTGCGGGTGCTCCAGGAGCGGCAGGCGGGCGGCGGGCCCGGCCGTCGGCGCACGGCCGGAGAAGCGTCCGGGGCGGCGGCGGGGGCCGGGCTTGAGGCCGCATGGCTGGCGCTGTTCTTCGTACTGGAGTCCCTGGAGGTCGAGGAGCGGCTCGCCTACGTACTCCACGACGTGTTCGGGTTGCCGCCGTACGAGACGGCGCGGATCACCGGCGGTTCCCCCGAGGAGGTGGCACGGCTCGCCCGGCGGGCCCGGGAGCGGGTCCGGGGCCAGGGGGCCGCCCGTACCGAGGGGGGCGCGGGGCGGCAGCGGGCGGTGGTGGACCGGTTCCTGGCCGCCGCACGCGCGCGTGACGCCCGCGAGCTCGCGGCCGTCCTCGACCCGGACGTGATCGCCTATTCCGAGCGCGGCCCCGTCCACGGCGCCCCGGCCGTCGCCGAGGGGGCGGCCGCCTTCGCGCGGTTCGCGGACGTGGCCCGGCCCGCGCTGGTCGACGGGGCCGTCGGAGCCGTCGCCTTCGTCGGCGGACGGCCGGTCTCCGCCGTGGCGTTCACCCTCCGCCGGGACCGGATCGTCACCGTCTCCGTCACCACCGGGGAGGACCGGGTGCGTGCGCTGGACCTGACCTTTCCCGATGGGTGA
- the argG gene encoding argininosuccinate synthase — protein MSKVLTSLPAGERVGIAFSGGLDTSVAVAWMRDKGAIPCTYTADIGQYDEPDIASVPGRAKTYGAEIARLVDCRAALVEEGLAALTCGAFHIRSGGRAYFNTTPLGRAVTGTLLVRAMLEDNVQIWGDGSTFKGNDIERFYRYGLLANPHLRIYKPWLDADFVTELGGRKEMSEWLVAHDLPYRDSTEKAYSTDANIWGATHEAKTLEHLDTGVETVEPIMGVRFWDPSVEIETEDVTIGFSQGRPVSINGKEFASAVDLVMEANAIGGRHGMGMSDQIENRIIEAKSRGIYEAPGMALLHAAYERLVNAIHNEDTLAQYHNEGRRLGRLMYEGRWLDPQALMVRESLQRWVGAAVTGEVTLRLRRGEDYSILDTTGPAFSYHPDKLSMERTEDSAFGPVDRIGQLTMRNLDIADSRAKLEQYAGLGLIGTGSPAIGAAQAAAAGLIGTLTELPEGGAEAIASRGEAAEDDEMLDRAAMEFGTD, from the coding sequence ATGTCCAAGGTCCTCACCTCCCTGCCCGCCGGCGAGCGCGTCGGCATCGCCTTCTCCGGCGGCCTCGACACCTCCGTAGCGGTCGCATGGATGCGCGACAAGGGCGCCATCCCGTGCACCTACACCGCCGACATCGGCCAGTACGACGAGCCCGACATCGCCTCAGTGCCCGGCCGCGCCAAGACCTACGGTGCCGAGATCGCGCGCCTGGTCGACTGCCGCGCGGCGCTGGTCGAGGAGGGTCTTGCCGCACTCACCTGCGGGGCGTTCCACATCCGCTCCGGCGGCCGCGCCTACTTCAACACCACCCCGCTCGGCCGTGCCGTCACCGGCACCCTCCTCGTCCGGGCGATGCTCGAGGACAACGTCCAGATCTGGGGCGACGGCTCGACCTTCAAGGGCAACGACATCGAGCGGTTCTACCGCTACGGTCTCCTCGCCAACCCGCACCTGCGGATCTACAAGCCCTGGCTGGACGCGGACTTCGTGACGGAGCTCGGCGGCCGCAAGGAGATGTCGGAGTGGCTGGTCGCCCACGACCTGCCGTACCGCGACAGCACCGAGAAGGCGTACTCCACCGACGCCAACATCTGGGGTGCCACCCACGAGGCCAAGACGCTGGAGCACCTCGACACCGGCGTGGAGACCGTCGAGCCGATCATGGGCGTGCGGTTCTGGGACCCGTCGGTCGAGATCGAGACCGAGGACGTCACGATCGGCTTCTCGCAGGGCCGGCCCGTGTCCATCAACGGCAAGGAGTTCGCCTCCGCCGTCGACCTCGTCATGGAGGCCAACGCCATCGGCGGCCGCCACGGCATGGGCATGTCGGACCAGATCGAGAACCGGATCATCGAGGCCAAGAGCCGCGGCATCTACGAGGCGCCCGGCATGGCCCTGCTGCACGCCGCGTACGAGCGGCTGGTCAACGCGATCCACAACGAGGACACCCTCGCCCAGTACCACAACGAGGGACGGCGTCTCGGCCGACTGATGTACGAGGGCCGCTGGCTGGACCCGCAGGCACTGATGGTGCGGGAGTCGCTCCAGCGCTGGGTCGGCGCGGCCGTCACCGGCGAGGTGACGCTGCGGCTGCGGCGTGGCGAGGACTACTCGATCCTCGACACGACGGGCCCGGCGTTCAGCTACCACCCGGACAAGCTGTCCATGGAGCGCACCGAGGACTCGGCTTTCGGTCCGGTGGACCGGATCGGCCAGCTCACCATGCGCAACCTCGACATCGCCGACTCCCGCGCCAAGCTGGAGCAGTACGCCGGTCTCGGCCTGATCGGCACCGGCAGCCCCGCCATCGGTGCCGCCCAGGCGGCCGCGGCCGGACTGATCGGCACCCTGACCGAGCTGCCGGAGGGCGGCGCGGAGGCCATCGCCTCCCGCGGCGAGGCCGCCGAGGACGACGAGATGCTGGACCGCGCCGCGATGGAGTTCGGCACGGACTGA
- the argC gene encoding N-acetyl-gamma-glutamyl-phosphate reductase, translated as MTVRVAVAGASGYAGGELLRLLLTHPHVEIGALTGHSNAGQRLGALQPHLLPLADRVLVPTTAEELAGHDVVFLALPHGQSAAVAEQLGPDVLVVDMGADFRLKEPADWEAYYGSPHAGTWPYGLPELPGARAALEGSKRVAVPGCYPTAVSLALFPAYENGLAEPEAVIVAASGTSGAGKAAKPHLLGSEVMGSMSPYGVGGGHRHTPEMIQNLSGPAGERVTVSFTPTLAPMPRGILATCTATAKPGVTAETVRAAYEKAFADEPFVHLLPEGQWPATASVYGSNAVQVQVAYDAAANRIIAISAIDNLTKGTAGGAVQSMNIALGYPESTGLSTIGVAP; from the coding sequence ATGACGGTACGAGTAGCAGTGGCGGGTGCGAGCGGATACGCGGGTGGAGAGCTCCTGCGTCTTCTTCTCACCCACCCCCACGTGGAGATCGGCGCCCTGACCGGCCACTCCAACGCAGGCCAGCGACTCGGGGCCCTGCAGCCCCATCTGCTGCCGCTCGCCGACCGCGTCCTCGTGCCCACCACCGCCGAAGAGCTCGCCGGGCACGATGTCGTCTTCCTCGCCCTGCCGCACGGGCAGTCCGCCGCCGTCGCCGAGCAGCTCGGTCCGGACGTCCTCGTCGTCGACATGGGCGCCGACTTCCGGCTCAAGGAGCCCGCGGACTGGGAGGCGTACTACGGCTCCCCGCACGCCGGGACCTGGCCCTACGGCCTCCCCGAACTGCCGGGTGCCCGCGCTGCGTTGGAGGGGTCCAAGCGTGTCGCGGTGCCCGGTTGCTACCCCACCGCCGTCTCGCTCGCGCTCTTCCCCGCGTACGAGAACGGGCTCGCCGAACCCGAGGCCGTGATCGTCGCCGCCTCCGGTACCTCCGGCGCCGGCAAGGCGGCCAAGCCGCACCTCCTCGGCAGTGAGGTCATGGGCAGCATGTCCCCGTACGGCGTCGGCGGCGGCCACCGCCACACCCCCGAGATGATCCAGAACCTCAGCGGACCGGCGGGGGAGCGGGTCACCGTCTCCTTCACGCCGACCCTGGCGCCGATGCCCCGCGGCATCCTCGCCACCTGCACCGCCACCGCGAAGCCGGGCGTCACCGCCGAGACCGTACGGGCCGCGTACGAGAAGGCCTTCGCGGACGAGCCCTTCGTCCATCTGCTGCCCGAGGGGCAGTGGCCCGCGACCGCGTCCGTCTACGGTTCCAACGCCGTTCAGGTACAGGTCGCGTATGACGCGGCGGCGAACCGGATCATCGCGATCAGCGCCATCGACAACCTCACCAAGGGCACCGCCGGCGGCGCGGTGCAGAGCATGAACATCGCCCTCGGCTACCCCGAGAGCACCGGACTTTCCACGATTGGAGTGGCGCCGTGA
- the argJ gene encoding bifunctional glutamate N-acetyltransferase/amino-acid acetyltransferase ArgJ, protein MSVTAAKGFTAAGIAAGIKQNGNPDLALVVNTGPRRAAAGVFTSNRVKAAPVVWSQQVLADGELTAVVLNSGGANACTGPQGFQDTHATAEKVAEVLSAKGADVGAGEVAVASTGLIGILLPMDKLLPGVEKAAAELSEHGGEKAAIAIKTTDTVHKTSVVTRDGWTVGGMAKGAGMLAPGLATMLVVLTTDADVDAKGLDSALRGATRVTFDRVDSDGCMSTNDTVLLLASGASGTTPAQDAFTEAVREVCDDLARQLIGDAEGASKDIRIEVINAATEDDAVEVGRSIARNNLLKCAIHGEDPNWGRVLSAIGTTAAAFEPDELNVAINGIWVCKNGSVGEDRDLVDMRYREVTITADLAAGTESAVIWANDLTADYVHENSAYSS, encoded by the coding sequence GTGAGTGTCACCGCAGCGAAGGGATTCACGGCAGCGGGCATCGCCGCCGGGATCAAGCAGAACGGCAACCCGGACCTGGCCCTCGTGGTCAACACCGGGCCCCGCCGCGCCGCCGCGGGAGTCTTCACCTCCAACCGCGTCAAGGCAGCCCCCGTCGTCTGGTCCCAGCAGGTCCTCGCCGACGGCGAGCTGACCGCCGTCGTCCTCAACTCCGGCGGCGCCAACGCCTGCACCGGCCCCCAGGGCTTCCAGGACACCCACGCCACCGCCGAGAAGGTCGCCGAGGTCCTCAGCGCCAAGGGCGCGGACGTCGGCGCCGGCGAGGTCGCCGTCGCCTCCACCGGCCTCATCGGCATCCTGCTCCCCATGGACAAGCTCCTCCCCGGCGTAGAGAAGGCCGCGGCCGAACTGTCCGAGCACGGCGGCGAGAAGGCCGCCATCGCCATCAAGACCACCGACACCGTCCACAAGACCTCGGTCGTCACGAGGGACGGCTGGACGGTCGGCGGCATGGCCAAGGGCGCCGGCATGCTCGCCCCCGGCCTCGCCACCATGCTCGTCGTCCTCACCACCGACGCCGACGTCGACGCCAAGGGCCTGGACAGCGCCCTCCGGGGCGCCACCCGTGTCACCTTCGACCGGGTCGACTCCGACGGCTGCATGTCCACCAACGACACCGTCCTCCTCCTCGCCTCCGGCGCCTCCGGCACCACCCCGGCACAGGACGCGTTCACCGAGGCCGTGCGGGAGGTCTGCGACGACCTCGCCCGCCAGCTCATCGGCGACGCCGAGGGCGCCAGCAAGGACATCCGCATCGAGGTGATCAACGCCGCCACCGAGGACGACGCCGTCGAGGTGGGCCGGTCCATCGCCCGTAACAACCTCCTCAAGTGCGCCATCCACGGCGAGGACCCCAACTGGGGCCGGGTGCTCTCCGCCATCGGCACGACGGCGGCGGCCTTCGAGCCCGACGAGCTGAACGTCGCCATCAACGGCATCTGGGTGTGCAAGAACGGATCCGTCGGCGAGGACCGCGACCTCGTCGACATGCGCTACCGCGAGGTCACCATCACCGCCGACCTCGCCGCCGGCACCGAGTCCGCCGTGATCTGGGCGAACGACCTCACCGCCGACTACGTCCACGAGAACAGCGCGTACTCGTCATGA
- the argB gene encoding acetylglutamate kinase yields the protein MSDPKNPGGTPAESTTRKHTALPKAQILIEALPWLTRHNGKTVVIKFGGNAMIDEDLKAAFAQDVVFLRQAGLKPVVVHGGGPQISAALDRHGIVSEFKAGLRVTTEDAMDVVRMVLAGQVQRELVGLLNQHGPLAVGLTGEDAHTITATRHRPVVDGEQIDIGRVGEITAIDTGAIQALLEDGRIPVISSIARSQDDGHVYNVNADTAAAALAAALGAETLMVLTDVEGLYEDWPHSDEVISRLTASQLEKLLPELSSGMVPKMEGCLHAVRNGVTTARVIDGRVQHSILLEIFTDEGIGTMVVPDGQGD from the coding sequence ATGAGCGACCCCAAGAACCCCGGGGGCACGCCGGCCGAGAGCACCACCCGGAAGCACACCGCGCTCCCCAAGGCCCAGATCCTCATCGAGGCCCTGCCCTGGCTGACGCGGCACAACGGCAAGACCGTCGTCATCAAGTTCGGCGGCAACGCCATGATCGACGAGGACCTCAAGGCCGCGTTCGCCCAGGACGTCGTCTTCCTGCGCCAGGCCGGCCTCAAGCCGGTCGTCGTGCACGGCGGCGGCCCCCAGATCAGCGCCGCCCTCGACCGGCACGGCATCGTCAGCGAGTTCAAGGCCGGCCTGCGGGTCACCACCGAGGACGCCATGGACGTCGTACGGATGGTCCTCGCCGGCCAGGTCCAGCGCGAGCTCGTCGGGCTGCTCAACCAGCACGGCCCGCTCGCCGTCGGTCTCACCGGCGAGGACGCCCACACCATCACCGCCACCCGGCACCGGCCGGTCGTGGACGGCGAGCAGATCGACATCGGCCGGGTCGGCGAGATCACCGCCATCGACACCGGCGCCATCCAGGCGCTCCTGGAGGACGGCCGGATCCCGGTCATCTCCTCCATCGCCCGCTCCCAGGACGACGGACATGTCTACAACGTCAATGCTGATACGGCGGCTGCGGCACTCGCTGCGGCGCTGGGCGCCGAGACGCTGATGGTCCTGACCGACGTCGAGGGCCTCTACGAGGACTGGCCCCACAGCGACGAGGTCATCAGCCGGCTCACCGCGAGCCAGCTGGAGAAGCTGCTGCCCGAGCTCTCCAGCGGCATGGTCCCCAAGATGGAGGGCTGCCTGCACGCCGTACGGAACGGGGTCACCACGGCCCGCGTGATCGACGGCCGGGTCCAGCACTCGATCCTGCTGGAGATCTTCACCGACGAGGGCATCGGCACGATGGTCGTGCCGGACGGACAGGGGGACTGA